The Methyloferula stellata AR4 genome includes a window with the following:
- a CDS encoding GCG_CRPN prefix-to-repeats domain-containing protein has product MSISRTAIAAVFLASALVAPISANALPFDPGLGLPSDIEHVAQGCGPGGWRGPYGGCNYAPGGRWGWGSHWGCPPGWWRGPWGHCRHTTYHGRLPGGGWK; this is encoded by the coding sequence ATGTCTATATCACGGACCGCGATTGCCGCGGTCTTTCTGGCTTCGGCGCTGGTGGCGCCCATATCCGCCAATGCGCTTCCTTTTGATCCGGGCCTCGGTCTGCCAAGCGACATCGAGCATGTCGCGCAGGGCTGCGGTCCTGGCGGATGGCGCGGCCCCTATGGCGGCTGCAATTACGCTCCAGGCGGACGCTGGGGCTGGGGATCGCATTGGGGCTGCCCGCCCGGCTGGTGGCGCGGTCCTTGGGGCCATTGCCGCCACACCACTTATCACGGCCGTCTGCCCGGCGGCGGTTGGAAATAA
- a CDS encoding YkgJ family cysteine cluster protein, with protein sequence MGEVEPSEAEQAGSLDDPAFQKAVFEQAYRQTCLQLDGGGGIATLSQITKGRSEAIDEVVADFASEKGAECASGCSFCCHQMVLSTPLEIFGIARYILDAKSETEIARLKERLATRAMLPLDVQSRHGADKPCPLLEDNRCSVYEHRPSLCRTMLSTSRSACETSLTSQEQRVPFIAEPVVISFLMQLGIDYALIKLKGLSTEKVELSRALLIALADFEPAFQTWIDGREAFPDCHVETGSGPSNSDLAESAAAQCGVT encoded by the coding sequence ATGGGTGAAGTGGAGCCCAGTGAGGCGGAACAAGCGGGATCCTTGGATGATCCCGCATTTCAAAAGGCCGTTTTCGAGCAGGCCTATCGTCAAACATGCCTGCAGTTGGACGGCGGCGGAGGCATCGCAACGCTCAGCCAAATCACCAAAGGCAGGAGCGAAGCGATCGACGAAGTCGTGGCGGATTTCGCATCGGAGAAGGGGGCCGAATGCGCATCCGGATGCAGCTTTTGCTGCCACCAAATGGTTCTCTCTACGCCATTGGAGATTTTCGGCATCGCGCGCTACATTCTCGATGCGAAGTCAGAGACCGAGATCGCGAGACTTAAAGAGCGGCTTGCGACGCGCGCAATGCTCCCTCTCGACGTGCAAAGCCGCCATGGAGCCGACAAGCCTTGCCCGCTGCTCGAAGACAATCGCTGTTCGGTTTACGAGCACCGCCCTTCGCTCTGCCGCACGATGCTTTCGACCTCGCGCAGCGCTTGCGAAACAAGCCTGACCTCCCAGGAGCAAAGAGTACCCTTTATCGCCGAGCCCGTCGTCATCTCATTCCTGATGCAATTGGGAATCGATTACGCCCTGATCAAACTGAAAGGCCTTTCGACAGAGAAGGTCGAACTGAGCCGCGCCTTGCTCATCGCGCTTGCGGATTTCGAGCCCGCGTTTCAAACCTGGATCGATGGAAGGGAAGCCTTCCCGGACTGTCATGTCGAAACGGGCAGCGGACCCTCCAACAGCGATTTGGCCGAGAGCGCGGCGGCGCAATGCGGCGTCACCTAG
- a CDS encoding sigma-70 family RNA polymerase sigma factor, translating into MAEGSDDASDEGLIRRIASGDRRAMQVLYTRHSTRVFRFLQRLVHNETKAEDLMSDVFFDVWQQAGRFEGRSSVSTWLLSIARFKALSSFRQKQHEALEPETEDALEDAADNPEVVLQKASKADALKLCITALSAAHREVIDLVYYHERTVEEASVILGIPENTVKTRMFHARKRLSELLKQAGIDRGWP; encoded by the coding sequence ATGGCTGAAGGCAGCGACGATGCTTCGGATGAAGGGCTCATCAGGCGGATAGCCTCTGGCGACCGCCGCGCGATGCAAGTCCTGTATACGCGGCACAGCACAAGGGTTTTTCGGTTTCTCCAAAGGCTCGTCCACAACGAGACCAAGGCTGAGGATCTCATGAGCGACGTCTTCTTCGATGTCTGGCAGCAAGCCGGCCGTTTTGAAGGACGCTCGTCGGTCTCGACCTGGCTCTTATCGATCGCACGCTTCAAAGCTTTGTCGAGCTTTCGTCAAAAGCAGCATGAAGCGCTCGAACCCGAGACAGAGGACGCGCTTGAGGATGCAGCAGATAATCCGGAAGTCGTGCTGCAAAAAGCTTCAAAGGCCGATGCCTTGAAACTTTGCATCACGGCGCTTTCCGCGGCGCATCGTGAGGTGATCGATCTTGTCTATTACCACGAGCGCACCGTTGAAGAAGCAAGCGTGATTTTAGGAATTCCGGAAAACACCGTGAAGACCCGAATGTTTCACGCCCGCAAACGCCTTTCCGAACTTTTGAAACAAGCTGGCATTGATAGAGGTTGGCCATGA
- a CDS encoding S8 family peptidase, translating into MSQDPILPSVRPGDGRTGKRHASARTALALVCAALMTAAPFSDASARGFGGGGFGGGGGYGHGGGFGHGGSYYSHGGGFGHGGYGNSSRNANYSGHSSGWDHPSSSYRPAERAPVHQRPSQPVTWGGHPPRGEDPGRGTHRPPWHHPVYGGGNDAPIYSQPQTPIYTPSHPTTYADAQTVNLPRQNGGQQQPQNQPQPTILRARSGVPNASEKRFVRDEVMFTVSGSPELAEAIGRRHNLVPLFSKPTALIGGGTMNCYRISDHRPVADVIHDLETEQQITWAQPNYVFKLDGMETGSQGLASAQYALTKMHLTEAHHVTEGDQALVAVIDTGIDENHPDLAGSVVDQYDAIGGDMQASAHGTAMAGAISAHGALVGAAPQAKILAIRAFSGNSSPGGTTVNIINGLNWAYEHHARIVNMSFAGAYDPLLALAISSAHRKDMILVAAAGNEGPTAAPAYPAADPNVIAVTATDRDDKLLSAANHGSYISVAAPGVDIISVAPSNSYQFSSGTSIAAAHVSGMIALLLAEKPDLGADTIRRVLKDTAHELGTPGSNQDFGSGLGDAARAVAVVAILRDKDHTVAEANARQ; encoded by the coding sequence ATGAGCCAAGACCCAATTCTGCCAAGTGTCCGGCCGGGAGATGGCCGAACCGGCAAGCGCCACGCATCAGCCCGTACCGCCTTGGCCCTGGTCTGCGCGGCTCTGATGACCGCCGCGCCTTTTTCCGATGCTTCTGCGCGCGGCTTCGGCGGCGGCGGTTTCGGTGGCGGCGGCGGGTACGGTCATGGCGGAGGTTTTGGTCATGGCGGCAGCTACTATAGTCATGGTGGTGGTTTTGGCCACGGTGGCTATGGCAATTCCAGCCGCAACGCCAACTATTCAGGTCATTCTTCGGGATGGGACCACCCATCTTCATCCTACCGTCCGGCAGAACGCGCGCCGGTTCACCAGCGGCCATCGCAGCCCGTGACCTGGGGCGGTCATCCTCCACGCGGCGAAGATCCGGGCCGTGGCACACATCGCCCACCGTGGCACCACCCGGTCTACGGCGGCGGTAATGATGCGCCCATCTATAGCCAGCCGCAGACGCCGATTTATACGCCGTCGCATCCAACCACTTACGCCGATGCGCAAACGGTGAATCTGCCGCGCCAAAACGGCGGTCAGCAGCAGCCACAAAATCAGCCGCAACCCACCATCCTGCGGGCGCGAAGCGGCGTTCCGAACGCGAGCGAAAAGCGCTTCGTGCGGGATGAGGTCATGTTCACCGTCAGCGGATCTCCCGAACTCGCGGAAGCGATCGGGCGGCGGCACAATCTCGTTCCGCTATTCTCGAAACCGACCGCCTTGATCGGCGGCGGTACCATGAACTGTTATCGGATTTCCGATCATCGCCCGGTCGCAGACGTGATCCACGATCTTGAAACCGAACAGCAGATCACCTGGGCTCAGCCGAACTACGTCTTCAAGCTGGATGGCATGGAGACAGGTTCGCAGGGCCTTGCCAGCGCACAATATGCGCTGACGAAGATGCATCTGACGGAAGCGCATCACGTGACCGAAGGCGATCAGGCGCTTGTCGCCGTCATCGACACCGGCATCGACGAAAATCACCCCGACCTTGCAGGCTCAGTTGTCGATCAATACGACGCGATCGGCGGCGACATGCAAGCCAGTGCGCATGGAACCGCGATGGCAGGCGCGATCAGCGCCCATGGCGCGCTCGTCGGGGCGGCCCCTCAGGCCAAAATTCTCGCCATCCGCGCTTTCAGCGGCAATAGCAGCCCTGGCGGCACGACCGTAAATATCATCAATGGCCTGAACTGGGCCTATGAGCATCATGCGCGAATCGTCAATATGAGCTTCGCGGGCGCTTACGATCCGCTGCTTGCGCTGGCGATCAGCTCGGCGCATCGCAAGGACATGATCCTCGTGGCCGCGGCCGGCAATGAAGGTCCGACGGCTGCGCCGGCCTATCCCGCGGCCGACCCGAATGTCATCGCAGTGACGGCGACGGATCGCGACGACAAATTGCTCAGCGCCGCGAACCATGGCTCCTACATCTCGGTCGCCGCCCCGGGTGTGGATATTATCTCGGTCGCTCCGTCTAACAGCTATCAATTCAGCTCGGGGACTTCGATCGCGGCCGCTCACGTCAGCGGCATGATCGCGCTTCTCCTCGCCGAGAAACCCGACCTCGGAGCCGACACGATCCGCCGGGTGTTGAAGGACACGGCGCATGAACTCGGCACGCCCGGTTCCAATCAGGACTTCGGCTCGGGCCTCGGCGATGCCGCGAGAGCCGTGGCCGTGGTCGCCATCCTGCGCGACAAGGACCACACGGTCGCCGAAGCGAACGCACGGCAATAA
- the xoxF5 gene encoding lanthanide-dependent methanol dehydrogenase XoxF5, protein MAASPVFANDELVKMSQNPKDWVIPAGNYASQRYSALKQINAENVKNLTPAWTFSTGVLRGHEGGPLIIGDIMYVHTPFPNIVYALDLNHEGKIIWKYEPKQDPNVIPVMCCDTVNRGVAYGNGMIFLHQADTTLVALDAKTGAVKWQTKDGDPSKGATGTSAPLVVKNEVLVGVSGGEFGVRGYVTAYDIATGKQKWRGYSMGPDSDTLIDPEKTTALGKPVGKDSSLATWQGDQWKIGGGDTWGWFSYDPELNLIYYGSGNPSTWNPVQRPGDNKWSMTIWARDADTGMAKWVYQMTPHDQWDYDGVNEMILSDQKFDGKDRKLLTHFDRNGFGYTLDRTNGELLVAQKYDPAVNWATKVDMDKSSKTYGRPEVVAKYAPGSAGEDVNYKGVCPAALGSKDEQPAAYSPLTQLFYVPTNHVCMDYEPFRVTYTAGQPYVGATLSMFPPAGQSNMGNFIAWNNEKGKIVWSDPEQFSVWSGALATAGDVVFYGTLEGYLKAVDAKTGKELYKFKTPSGIIGNVTAYEHDGKEYIAVLSGVGGWAGIGLAAGLTKPTDGLGAVGGYAALSSYTSLGGTLTVFALPH, encoded by the coding sequence ATGGCGGCCAGTCCGGTCTTCGCCAATGACGAGCTCGTAAAGATGTCGCAAAACCCGAAGGACTGGGTGATTCCCGCGGGCAATTATGCGTCGCAGCGCTATAGCGCGCTGAAGCAGATCAATGCGGAAAACGTCAAAAACCTCACGCCGGCCTGGACATTCTCGACCGGTGTATTGCGCGGACATGAAGGTGGCCCGCTCATCATCGGCGACATCATGTATGTCCACACGCCTTTTCCAAACATTGTCTATGCCCTCGATCTCAATCATGAAGGCAAGATCATCTGGAAATATGAGCCGAAGCAGGATCCGAATGTCATTCCGGTGATGTGTTGCGATACGGTCAATCGCGGCGTGGCTTATGGCAATGGCATGATCTTCTTGCATCAGGCCGATACGACACTTGTCGCGCTCGACGCCAAGACGGGCGCGGTCAAGTGGCAGACGAAGGATGGCGATCCTTCCAAGGGTGCGACCGGGACCTCGGCGCCGCTCGTCGTGAAGAACGAAGTTCTGGTCGGCGTCTCGGGCGGCGAGTTCGGCGTGCGCGGCTATGTGACGGCTTATGATATCGCCACGGGCAAACAGAAATGGCGCGGTTATTCGATGGGCCCGGACAGCGACACGCTGATCGATCCCGAGAAAACCACTGCGCTGGGCAAGCCGGTCGGCAAGGACTCAAGCCTTGCGACTTGGCAAGGCGATCAATGGAAGATCGGCGGCGGCGACACCTGGGGTTGGTTCTCCTATGATCCGGAATTGAATCTCATCTATTACGGATCGGGCAATCCCTCGACCTGGAATCCGGTGCAACGGCCTGGCGACAATAAATGGTCCATGACCATTTGGGCGCGCGACGCCGATACCGGCATGGCCAAGTGGGTCTATCAGATGACGCCGCACGACCAATGGGACTATGACGGCGTCAATGAAATGATCCTCTCGGATCAGAAGTTCGACGGCAAGGACCGCAAGCTCCTCACCCACTTCGACCGTAACGGCTTCGGCTACACTCTCGATCGGACCAATGGCGAGCTTTTGGTTGCACAGAAATACGATCCGGCGGTGAATTGGGCGACCAAGGTAGATATGGACAAGTCGTCCAAGACCTACGGCCGGCCGGAAGTCGTCGCCAAATACGCACCTGGATCCGCCGGCGAAGACGTAAACTACAAGGGCGTTTGCCCGGCGGCCCTTGGCTCGAAGGACGAGCAGCCGGCGGCCTATTCGCCGCTGACACAGCTCTTCTATGTGCCGACGAACCATGTCTGCATGGATTACGAACCGTTCCGCGTAACCTACACCGCCGGCCAGCCTTATGTCGGTGCGACATTGTCTATGTTCCCGCCGGCGGGCCAATCCAACATGGGCAATTTCATCGCCTGGAACAATGAGAAGGGCAAGATCGTCTGGTCCGATCCGGAGCAGTTCTCGGTCTGGTCCGGTGCGCTTGCGACGGCCGGAGATGTCGTCTTTTACGGCACGCTTGAGGGCTATCTCAAAGCTGTCGACGCGAAGACGGGCAAGGAACTTTACAAGTTCAAAACTCCGTCGGGTATCATCGGCAATGTCACGGCTTACGAGCATGACGGCAAAGAATATATCGCCGTGCTCTCTGGTGTCGGCGGCTGGGCCGGCATCGGCCTCGCGGCCGGTCTGACGAAGCCGACCGACGGCCTTGGCGCGGTCGGCGGCTATGCGGCCTTGTCGAGCTATACCTCGCTCGGCGGCACGCTCACGGTGTTCGCTCTGCCGCATTGA
- a CDS encoding nucleoside deaminase, which produces MTFDAESEKPKSAISRRAAMAGLAAVAASAASEADAEAVQTPVMPDDERLMREAIALAAKADFPFGAVITRDGVVLARGENMGKRTHDPTAHGEMVAIRRFLAERGPEALKGTTLYTSGEPCVMCMGAIVWCGIGRVVYAASVPQIGKYLGQIDISCTEIAQQTPFEKVEITGGVLAEEALKLFKS; this is translated from the coding sequence ATGACGTTCGACGCTGAATCGGAAAAGCCAAAGAGCGCGATCAGTCGCCGCGCGGCAATGGCAGGTCTTGCGGCTGTTGCCGCCTCGGCCGCTTCGGAGGCCGATGCTGAAGCGGTCCAGACGCCCGTGATGCCCGACGACGAAAGGCTCATGCGCGAGGCGATCGCGCTCGCGGCGAAGGCCGATTTTCCTTTCGGTGCGGTGATTACGCGCGACGGTGTGGTCCTGGCGCGTGGAGAGAATATGGGCAAGCGGACGCATGATCCGACGGCGCATGGCGAGATGGTGGCGATCCGACGCTTTCTCGCCGAGCGCGGGCCCGAGGCGCTGAAAGGCACCACGCTTTACACATCGGGCGAGCCTTGCGTGATGTGCATGGGCGCGATCGTCTGGTGCGGGATTGGGCGCGTGGTTTACGCGGCCTCAGTGCCGCAGATCGGAAAATATCTGGGGCAGATCGACATTTCCTGCACGGAGATCGCGCAGCAGACGCCGTTTGAAAAGGTCGAGATCACCGGCGGCGTGCTCGCCGAGGAGGCGTTGAAGCTGTTCAAGTCGTAG
- a CDS encoding DUF2165 family protein codes for MLIRLCKIALVATVAVFFCLVAIENVTDYGANWVFVQHVLAMDTVFPGNTLKWRAITDERIAAAAYWLIIGWEILTAVTLTLASVVLLAACRDAGRFAQAKPLAVLGLTFGLLLYGLGFTTIGGEWFMMWQSTTWNSLDSSARFTLLNGLVLLVLLLPEG; via the coding sequence ATGCTCATCCGCCTTTGCAAAATTGCTCTCGTCGCTACGGTCGCCGTCTTCTTCTGTCTCGTTGCGATCGAGAACGTCACCGATTACGGGGCCAACTGGGTCTTCGTGCAGCATGTGCTCGCGATGGACACCGTCTTTCCCGGCAACACGCTCAAATGGCGCGCGATCACGGATGAGCGGATCGCCGCTGCGGCCTATTGGCTGATCATCGGCTGGGAGATTTTGACGGCTGTGACTCTTACGCTGGCGAGCGTGGTTCTGCTCGCCGCCTGCCGCGACGCTGGGCGTTTCGCGCAAGCCAAGCCCTTGGCCGTCCTTGGCCTCACCTTCGGGCTTTTGCTCTACGGCCTCGGCTTCACCACGATCGGCGGCGAATGGTTCATGATGTGGCAGTCGACGACCTGGAATAGTCTCGACAGCAGTGCCCGCTTCACGCTGCTCAACGGCCTCGTGCTCTTGGTGCTGCTGCTGCCGGAGGGATAA